The following are from one region of the Rosistilla carotiformis genome:
- a CDS encoding A24 family peptidase, with protein sequence MTTATSIVDQPASPTIMASNTKLLWGVSLAGPIVFATPWFLLGSPQMPPFGMTAGVLTQLLLVSFFTDLSFRKIPNWATYTAFTWGLTINLLGYLMPEQQSWLGSVGLGQSFAGGFGLLGIMFVIFSISGGGAGDVKLSACLGALLGWDLALNAMLYSFVVAGAGMLCIAIWNQGPWALTTLLLRSVGSWLLPTVVLPPEPQQRALLKQKFPLAPFFAAGTLLALYWNGGY encoded by the coding sequence ATGACAACAGCCACTTCCATCGTCGATCAACCGGCAAGCCCGACCATCATGGCCTCCAACACCAAATTGCTGTGGGGCGTATCGCTTGCTGGCCCCATCGTATTTGCAACGCCTTGGTTCCTCTTGGGCTCACCGCAAATGCCTCCCTTCGGCATGACCGCGGGCGTGTTGACGCAACTCTTGCTGGTGTCTTTTTTTACTGACCTGTCGTTCCGTAAAATTCCCAACTGGGCTACGTACACAGCATTCACCTGGGGCCTCACGATCAATCTGCTTGGATATCTCATGCCCGAGCAGCAATCATGGCTCGGATCGGTGGGGCTCGGTCAATCCTTCGCTGGTGGTTTTGGTCTGCTGGGGATCATGTTCGTGATCTTCAGCATCTCCGGTGGCGGAGCAGGTGACGTAAAACTGTCCGCCTGCCTGGGTGCTTTGTTAGGCTGGGATCTTGCCCTCAACGCGATGCTTTATTCGTTTGTCGTTGCCGGAGCGGGCATGCTCTGCATTGCAATTTGGAACCAAGGACCATGGGCGTTGACAACGCTCCTGCTGCGTTCGGTGGGCAGTTGGTTGTTGCCGACGGTTGTCTTGCCCCCTGAACCCCAACAGCGTGCGTTGCTGAAACAAAAGTTCCCGCTGGCGCCGTTTTTCGCCGCAGGCACGCTGTTGGCCCTCTATTGGAACGGAGGGTATTAG